From Lagenorhynchus albirostris chromosome 10, mLagAlb1.1, whole genome shotgun sequence, the proteins below share one genomic window:
- the PACSIN1 gene encoding protein kinase C and casein kinase substrate in neurons protein 1 isoform X1, translated as MSGSYDEASLAPEETTDSFWEVGNYKRTVKRIDDGHRLCNDLMNCVQERAKIEKAYAQQLTDWAKRWRQLIEKGPQYGSLERAWGAMMTEADKVSELHQEVKNSLLNEDLEKVKNWQKDAYHKQIMGGFKETKEAEDGFRKAQKPWAKKMKELEAAKKAYHLACKEEKLAMTREMNSKTEQSVTPEQQKKLQDKVDKCKQDVQKTQEKYEKVLDDVGKTTPQYMEVMEQVFEQCQQFEERRLVFLKEVLLDIKRHLNLAENSSYVQVYRELEQAIRGADAQDDLRWFRSTSGPGMPMNWPQFEEWNPDLPHTTTKKEKQPKKAEGVVLTNAAGMVESTSQAGDRHSCWVLSLPLSVSSYDRGQTYATEWSDDESGNPFGGNEANGGANPFDEDAKGVRVRALYDYDGQEQDELSFKAGDELTKLGEEDEQGWCRGRLDSGQLGLYPANYVEAI; from the exons ATGTCTGGCTCCTACGATGAGGCCTCGCTCGCTCCAGAGGAGACCACCGACAGCTTCTGGGAG GTGGGGAACTACAAGCGGACGGTGAAGCGCATCGATGACGGGCACCGGCTGTGCAACGACCTGATGAACTGCGTGCAGGAGCGCGCCAAGATCGAGAAGGCGTATGCGCAGCAGCTCACCGACTGGGCCAAGCGCTGGCGCCAGCTCATCGAGAAag GCCCACAGTATGGCAGCCTGGAACGGGCCTGGGGTGCCATGATGACGGAGGCGGACAAGGTGAGCGAACTGCACCAGGAGGTGAAGAACAGCCTGCTGAACGAGGACCTGGAGAAGGTCAAGAACTGGCAGAAGGATGCCTATCACAAGCAGATCATGGGCGGCTTCAAGGAGACCAAGGAGGCTGAAGACGGCTTCCGCAAGGCCCAGAAGCCCTGGGCCAAGAAGATGAAGGAG cTAGAGGCAGCCAAGAAGGCCTACCATCTGGCCTGCAAAGAGGAGAAGCTGGCCATGACCCGGGAGATGAATAGCAAGACGGAGCAGTCGGTGACACCTGAGCAGCAGAAGAAGCTGCAGGACAAAGTGGACAAGTGCAAGCAGGATGTGCAGAAG ACACAGGAGAAGTATGAGAAGGTGCTGGATGACGTGGGCAAGACCACACCCCAGTACATGGAGGTCATGGAGCAGGTGTTTGAACAGTGCCAGCAATTTGAGGAAAGGAGGCTGGTCTTCCTCAAGGAGGTGCTGCTAGACATCAAACGTCACCTCAACCTAGCTGAGAATAGCAG CTATGTTCAAGTGTACCGCGAGCTGGAGCAGGCCATCCGGGGGGCCGACGCCCAGGACGACCTCAGATGGTTCCGCAGCACCAGCGGCCCTGGCATGCCCATGAATTGGCCTCAGTTTGAG GAGTGGAACCCAGACCTCCCGCACACCACCACCAAGAAGGAGAAACAGCCCAAGAAGGCAGAGGGGGTAGTGCTGACCAATGCTGCTGGGATGGTGGAGTCCACATCCCAGGCTGGGGACC GCCACTCATGCTGggtcctctctctgcctctcagtGTTAGCAGCTACGACAGGGGCCAGACTTACGCCACTGAGTGGTCGGACGACGAGAGCGGGAATCCATTTGGGGGAAATGAAGCCAACGGGGGCGCCAACCCCTTCGATGAAGACGCCAAGGGAGTGCGTGTGCGGGCGCTCTACGACTACGACGGCCAGGAGCAGGACGAGCTCAGCTTCAAGGCTG GAGATGAGCTCACCAAGCTTGGCGAGGAGGACGAGCAGGGCTGGTGCCGCGGGCGGCTGGACAGCGGGCAGCTGGGCCTCTATCCCGCCAACTACGTGGAGGCCATCTAG
- the PACSIN1 gene encoding protein kinase C and casein kinase substrate in neurons protein 1 isoform X2 encodes MSGSYDEASLAPEETTDSFWEVGNYKRTVKRIDDGHRLCNDLMNCVQERAKIEKAYAQQLTDWAKRWRQLIEKGPQYGSLERAWGAMMTEADKVSELHQEVKNSLLNEDLEKVKNWQKDAYHKQIMGGFKETKEAEDGFRKAQKPWAKKMKELEAAKKAYHLACKEEKLAMTREMNSKTEQSVTPEQQKKLQDKVDKCKQDVQKTQEKYEKVLDDVGKTTPQYMEVMEQVFEQCQQFEERRLVFLKEVLLDIKRHLNLAENSSYVQVYRELEQAIRGADAQDDLRWFRSTSGPGMPMNWPQFEEWNPDLPHTTTKKEKQPKKAEGVVLTNAAGMVESTSQAGDRGSVSSYDRGQTYATEWSDDESGNPFGGNEANGGANPFDEDAKGVRVRALYDYDGQEQDELSFKAGDELTKLGEEDEQGWCRGRLDSGQLGLYPANYVEAI; translated from the exons ATGTCTGGCTCCTACGATGAGGCCTCGCTCGCTCCAGAGGAGACCACCGACAGCTTCTGGGAG GTGGGGAACTACAAGCGGACGGTGAAGCGCATCGATGACGGGCACCGGCTGTGCAACGACCTGATGAACTGCGTGCAGGAGCGCGCCAAGATCGAGAAGGCGTATGCGCAGCAGCTCACCGACTGGGCCAAGCGCTGGCGCCAGCTCATCGAGAAag GCCCACAGTATGGCAGCCTGGAACGGGCCTGGGGTGCCATGATGACGGAGGCGGACAAGGTGAGCGAACTGCACCAGGAGGTGAAGAACAGCCTGCTGAACGAGGACCTGGAGAAGGTCAAGAACTGGCAGAAGGATGCCTATCACAAGCAGATCATGGGCGGCTTCAAGGAGACCAAGGAGGCTGAAGACGGCTTCCGCAAGGCCCAGAAGCCCTGGGCCAAGAAGATGAAGGAG cTAGAGGCAGCCAAGAAGGCCTACCATCTGGCCTGCAAAGAGGAGAAGCTGGCCATGACCCGGGAGATGAATAGCAAGACGGAGCAGTCGGTGACACCTGAGCAGCAGAAGAAGCTGCAGGACAAAGTGGACAAGTGCAAGCAGGATGTGCAGAAG ACACAGGAGAAGTATGAGAAGGTGCTGGATGACGTGGGCAAGACCACACCCCAGTACATGGAGGTCATGGAGCAGGTGTTTGAACAGTGCCAGCAATTTGAGGAAAGGAGGCTGGTCTTCCTCAAGGAGGTGCTGCTAGACATCAAACGTCACCTCAACCTAGCTGAGAATAGCAG CTATGTTCAAGTGTACCGCGAGCTGGAGCAGGCCATCCGGGGGGCCGACGCCCAGGACGACCTCAGATGGTTCCGCAGCACCAGCGGCCCTGGCATGCCCATGAATTGGCCTCAGTTTGAG GAGTGGAACCCAGACCTCCCGCACACCACCACCAAGAAGGAGAAACAGCCCAAGAAGGCAGAGGGGGTAGTGCTGACCAATGCTGCTGGGATGGTGGAGTCCACATCCCAGGCTGGGGACCGTGGCAG tGTTAGCAGCTACGACAGGGGCCAGACTTACGCCACTGAGTGGTCGGACGACGAGAGCGGGAATCCATTTGGGGGAAATGAAGCCAACGGGGGCGCCAACCCCTTCGATGAAGACGCCAAGGGAGTGCGTGTGCGGGCGCTCTACGACTACGACGGCCAGGAGCAGGACGAGCTCAGCTTCAAGGCTG GAGATGAGCTCACCAAGCTTGGCGAGGAGGACGAGCAGGGCTGGTGCCGCGGGCGGCTGGACAGCGGGCAGCTGGGCCTCTATCCCGCCAACTACGTGGAGGCCATCTAG